The Megalops cyprinoides isolate fMegCyp1 chromosome 9, fMegCyp1.pri, whole genome shotgun sequence genome has a window encoding:
- the LOC118783060 gene encoding mRNA decay activator protein ZFP36L1, with amino-acid sequence MPSDFLTPFLELDDEFCKNFRSLDMTDGVMLATQKQRAVGFQRRHSMCPVTLPNSKFNSGSIDPVNEPICWPLQHGNQNWNREQQLLPRSSINQIPFRVDRSVSMIESHVNSFETGEQVSVTLPVLPPPGLSISTSSLSSPKSPASTPPISTRYKTELCRTYEESGTCKYGAKCQFAHGLEELRGLSRHPKYKTEPCRTFHTIGFCPYGARCHFIHNADEQHAPPGCVPQQRQQMRERPQLLRQSVSFAGFSSQALNGFHAVPEHLTFSRASSVSPPPSTGSPDLLSPIFPEPGALKHSYPFSTDLGNDQQGNPRFFAVTDSKGFTGCAQQKSATQHRSAFTLTGLPMLQRSASADSLSDQEGYTSSSSLSGCESPSFEGRRLPIFSRLSVSDD; translated from the exons ATGCCCTCCGACTTTTTAACACCTTTCCTGGAGCTCGACGATGAATTTTGCAAG AATTTCCGGAGCCTGGACATGACAGATGGCGTAATGCTCGCCACGCAGAAACAGCGCGCCGTGGGATTTCAACGCAGGCACTCCATGTGCCCAGTCACTCTCCCCAACTCCAAGTTCAACAGCGGCAGTATCGATCCGGTCAACGAGCCTATCTGCTGGCCTCTGCAGCACGGAAACCAAAACTGGAACCGGGAGCAGCAGTTGTTGCCCAGGTCGTCCATCAACCAGATACCGTTTCGAGTGGACCGCTCGGTCAGCATGATTGAGAGCCACGTGAATAGCTTCGAAACCGGCGAGCAGGTCTCCGTCACGCTTCCAGTTCTGCCACCACCTGGTCTAAGTATCAGCACCAGTTCTCTGTCGTCTCCAAAGTCTCCTGCCTCCACTCCCCCCATCTCCACGCGTTACAAAACTGAGCTGTGCCGCACCTACGAGGAAAGTGGTACTTGCAAATACGGGGCAAAGTGTCAGTTTGCTCATGGCTTGGAGGAGCTCCGAGGTCTTAGCAGACACCCCAAGTACAAAACCGAGCCTTGCCGCACGTTCCACACAATCGGCTTCTGCCCCTATGGCGCGCGCTGTCACTTTATTCACAACGCAGACGAGCAGCATGCTCCGCCTGGCTGCGTGCCACAGCAGCGTCAACAGATGCGCGAACGCCCCCAGTTACTGCGTCAGAGCGTTAGCTTCGCAGGGTTCTCGTCTCAAGCACTCAACGGGTTCCACGCTGTCCCAGAGCACCTGACGTTTTCCAGGGCCTCCTCTGtgtcccctcctccctccactgGCAGCCCAGATCTCCTCTCCCCCATATTTCCAGAGCCAGGTGCGCTGAAACACAGCTACCCGTTCTCCACCGACCTCGGTAACGATCAGCAAGGCAACCCTCGCTTTTTCGCTGTTACTGACTCCAAAGGTTTCACCGGCTGCGCGCAGCAGAAGTCCGCAACTCAGCACCGCAGCGCATTCACTCTCACCGGCTTACCAATGTTGCAGAGAAGCGCGTCGGCTGATTCCCTCTCTGACCAAGAGGGCTacaccagctccagcagccTGAGCGGCTGTGAATCTCCCAGCTTCGAGGGCAGACGCCTCCCAATTTTCAGCCGCCTGTCTGTCTCAGACGATTAA